The proteins below come from a single Psychrobacter sp. PL19 genomic window:
- a CDS encoding PTS transporter subunit IIC: MNPSNTVIAPPSIIKSFFQKYFIDAFTGMALGLFVTLIAGLIISQIGGWLHLPALVAVGKLASVLMGAGIGVGIAYYLKAPTLVMLSCLVAGMLGAHSEALMAGTLFIPQEAGPATFVALPGNPIGAYLTSVFAYRAGTWVAGKTKLDILLVPLVVCTLALVVCAVLNPPVVAAVNSIGQGIQAATTLQPLLMGIIIAVVVGILLTLPTSSAAICIAIGLGGLAGGAAVVGCAAHMIGFAVASYKDNGVSGVISQGLGTSMLQIPNVLKKPMILLPAVIASAIVGPIATVGFGLACTATGAGMGTAGLVGVFGVIEASQELMGSTQLWTAIILLMFVLPAVIAWLVAHVMRRIGWLVDGDMKLP, translated from the coding sequence ATGAACCCATCTAATACAGTGATAGCGCCTCCTAGTATTATTAAGTCATTTTTTCAAAAGTACTTTATTGATGCTTTTACCGGTATGGCTTTAGGATTGTTTGTGACCCTAATTGCCGGGCTTATTATCTCGCAAATAGGCGGTTGGCTACATCTGCCCGCGCTAGTTGCTGTCGGTAAGCTAGCCTCAGTATTGATGGGTGCAGGAATTGGTGTGGGCATAGCTTATTATCTCAAAGCACCGACCTTGGTTATGCTCAGCTGCTTAGTAGCAGGGATGTTGGGTGCACATTCTGAAGCACTTATGGCAGGAACGCTATTTATCCCGCAAGAGGCTGGTCCTGCAACTTTTGTCGCCTTGCCAGGTAATCCGATCGGCGCATATTTGACATCGGTATTTGCCTATCGCGCAGGGACATGGGTTGCCGGCAAGACCAAGCTTGATATTTTACTAGTGCCATTAGTAGTCTGCACGCTAGCGTTAGTCGTTTGTGCAGTGTTGAATCCGCCGGTAGTCGCTGCTGTGAATAGCATTGGTCAAGGTATCCAGGCGGCAACAACACTACAGCCATTATTAATGGGTATTATCATTGCGGTGGTGGTTGGTATTTTATTGACCTTGCCGACCTCTAGTGCGGCAATTTGTATCGCTATTGGGCTCGGTGGTTTGGCAGGCGGCGCTGCTGTGGTCGGCTGTGCTGCGCATATGATTGGCTTTGCGGTGGCAAGTTATAAAGACAATGGGGTCAGTGGCGTTATATCGCAGGGCCTAGGCACCAGTATGCTACAGATTCCTAATGTGCTTAAAAAGCCCATGATTTTATTACCGGCAGTTATTGCTAGTGCCATCGTTGGACCTATTGCGACCGTAGGCTTTGGGCTGGCATGTACGGCCACAGGCGCAGGTATGGGTACCGCAGGCCTGGTAGGAGTTTTTGGGGTTATTGAAGCGTCACAAGAGCTCATGGGTAGTACCCAGCTGTGGACAGCAATTATATTATTGATGTTTGTGCTACCCGCTGTTATTGCTTGGTTAGTGGCACACGTTATGCGTCGTATCGGCTGGTTGGTTGATGGTGATATGAAGTTGCCTTAG
- a CDS encoding SPOR domain-containing protein has product MLAKKPKGATEKRKASSVSGLLWMFVGAVLTLMIGVFLYLSPLFDFSPASSTGTDPNRQVQPRVDTDTDNSDYEFYDILPNQEMATIPDEDIGETDDSLIGDISDFEPDVVVTQPDDNSANRNDDTGNFGISESTVIEPSRGNNANNTSDNNDIVIVEEDATYDGGTPPAASKNNNTTSRSNNTGSGTGTASVQKATPVATYILQINSFGSADEADRRRAQVLMAGVDAKVVKNTTGNGSPIYQVISRSMNNRQAVANAQQRLQNNGIDSIIVEQRR; this is encoded by the coding sequence ATGTTAGCCAAAAAACCTAAAGGTGCCACTGAAAAACGCAAAGCCAGTAGCGTGTCAGGATTATTATGGATGTTCGTTGGGGCCGTATTGACCCTTATGATTGGGGTATTTCTGTACCTTTCACCATTGTTTGACTTTAGCCCAGCTAGTTCTACTGGTACTGATCCTAATCGGCAGGTACAGCCGCGTGTTGATACTGATACTGACAATAGCGATTATGAGTTTTATGATATTTTGCCAAATCAAGAGATGGCGACTATTCCTGATGAAGATATTGGGGAGACGGATGATAGCCTAATAGGTGATATCAGCGATTTTGAACCTGATGTGGTGGTCACTCAGCCTGACGATAACTCCGCTAATCGTAATGATGACACGGGTAACTTTGGTATTTCTGAAAGTACGGTCATTGAACCTAGTCGTGGTAATAACGCTAACAATACCAGTGATAATAATGATATTGTTATCGTTGAGGAAGACGCTACTTATGACGGTGGGACACCACCTGCTGCCAGCAAAAATAACAATACTACCTCACGATCTAACAACACCGGGTCAGGTACAGGAACGGCTAGTGTGCAAAAAGCGACACCTGTAGCGACCTATATTTTACAAATCAACAGTTTTGGTAGTGCTGATGAAGCGGATCGTCGGCGTGCGCAAGTATTAATGGCTGGGGTTGATGCTAAGGTGGTCAAAAACACGACGGGTAATGGCTCGCCGATTTATCAGGTAATCTCGCGCTCGATGAATAATCGTCAAGCGGTTGCCAATGCGCAACAACGACTACAAAATAATGGCATTGATTCTATTATCGTTGAACAGCGCCGTTAA
- a CDS encoding DUF2788 domain-containing protein — protein MFAIAASTVTSWGMYVLLPIFIAFLFFIIWDLSKQSDAGRAGTFWMFLALGAGFIGFIFKILIEIAFTTWFI, from the coding sequence ATGTTTGCGATTGCTGCTAGTACTGTTACCAGCTGGGGTATGTATGTTTTATTACCGATATTTATTGCCTTCTTATTCTTCATTATTTGGGATCTCTCCAAACAATCTGACGCTGGGCGCGCTGGTACATTTTGGATGTTCTTGGCCCTTGGTGCCGGCTTTATAGGATTTATATTTAAGATTCTAATAGAAATTGCTTTCACCACATGGTTTATCTAA
- the argS gene encoding arginine--tRNA ligase — MSQAQIDTLASLFDHAVQVLKNEGALPADWQNNSQITRTKDASHGDFASNIAMTAAKAAKTNPRALAEKIVQSLPDNKDIRQVDIAGPGFINVFLNAEAKFAVLGDIFDLQDRFGLSRQFDGQKVQVEFVSANPTSSLHVGHGRGAAFGMSVSNLLEAVGYDVTREYYVNDAGRQMDILATSTYLRYLQANSETVIFPSNAYVGDYVRDIAETLKTQHGNSYVHSFVEIAKDVPADAQFEINADGENVLLSGDKEAHIDGLIVNSKALLGDGYELFLNAALSGILADIKDDLNEFGVRYECWFHEKTIDADIEPALQILDDKGYLYEKEGNIWFKSTDFGDEKDRVVRRANGQTTYFASDIAYHKNKFDRGFDKVVNVWGADHHGYVPRVRAALMALGIDSERLDVVLVQFVALWRGDEKVPMSSRKGEFVTLRELRHEVGNDAARFYYVARKPEVHIDFDLELAKSQSKDNLVYYIQYAHARVCRVLEKLAASGLSVDDLIGAQQQHLLIAPAEEEVIKLLAAYPATLLRSATGYEPHIMTNYLKELAALFHGWYDSNRILPVSLTSGETPSDSEVELMQARLRLSKAVRQVLANGLGLLGLSAPSSM, encoded by the coding sequence ATGTCACAAGCCCAAATTGATACGTTAGCCTCATTATTTGATCATGCTGTTCAAGTGCTAAAAAACGAAGGCGCGCTACCGGCTGATTGGCAAAACAATAGCCAGATTACCCGTACTAAAGACGCTAGCCATGGTGATTTCGCCAGTAATATTGCCATGACCGCGGCCAAAGCGGCCAAGACCAATCCACGCGCGTTGGCAGAAAAAATCGTTCAATCACTGCCAGACAATAAAGACATACGCCAAGTAGACATCGCTGGGCCGGGCTTTATCAACGTATTCTTGAATGCTGAAGCCAAGTTTGCGGTATTAGGTGATATCTTCGACTTACAGGATCGCTTTGGCCTCAGCCGGCAGTTCGACGGACAAAAGGTTCAAGTCGAGTTTGTTTCAGCCAACCCAACTTCTAGCTTGCATGTTGGTCACGGTCGCGGAGCGGCGTTTGGTATGAGCGTGTCCAACTTGTTAGAGGCAGTGGGCTATGACGTCACTCGTGAGTACTATGTTAACGATGCTGGTCGGCAGATGGACATTCTAGCCACCAGCACTTATTTGCGTTATCTACAGGCTAACAGTGAAACAGTAATATTCCCATCCAACGCTTACGTAGGCGACTATGTTCGCGATATAGCAGAGACACTCAAGACACAGCATGGTAATAGTTACGTGCACAGCTTTGTAGAAATCGCGAAAGACGTACCAGCTGACGCGCAATTTGAGATCAATGCTGATGGCGAAAATGTACTGCTATCGGGTGATAAAGAAGCTCATATCGATGGTTTGATTGTCAATAGCAAGGCATTACTTGGTGACGGCTATGAGCTGTTTTTGAATGCCGCACTAAGTGGTATTTTGGCTGATATCAAAGATGATTTGAATGAGTTTGGCGTGCGTTATGAATGTTGGTTTCATGAAAAAACTATTGATGCTGATATTGAACCCGCCCTACAGATACTAGATGATAAAGGTTATCTGTACGAAAAAGAGGGTAATATTTGGTTTAAATCGACTGACTTTGGCGATGAAAAAGACAGAGTCGTACGCCGTGCCAATGGTCAAACCACTTATTTTGCCTCAGATATCGCCTATCATAAGAATAAATTCGACCGTGGTTTTGATAAAGTTGTTAACGTCTGGGGCGCCGACCATCATGGCTATGTGCCGCGCGTTCGAGCAGCGCTAATGGCGCTTGGTATTGATTCTGAGCGTCTTGATGTAGTGTTAGTACAGTTTGTGGCGTTATGGCGTGGCGATGAAAAGGTACCTATGTCATCGCGTAAAGGTGAGTTCGTGACCTTGCGTGAGTTACGTCATGAAGTCGGCAATGATGCGGCACGCTTCTATTATGTGGCGCGGAAGCCTGAAGTGCACATTGACTTTGATCTAGAGCTTGCCAAATCGCAAAGCAAGGACAATTTGGTTTATTACATTCAATATGCGCATGCTCGTGTTTGTCGGGTATTAGAAAAATTAGCAGCCAGTGGTCTAAGTGTGGATGACCTCATCGGTGCGCAGCAGCAACACTTGCTTATTGCGCCTGCCGAAGAGGAAGTAATCAAGCTACTTGCGGCGTATCCTGCTACCTTGCTGCGTTCAGCAACTGGCTATGAGCCGCACATAATGACCAACTACCTCAAAGAGTTGGCTGCGCTATTTCATGGCTGGTATGACAGCAATCGCATTCTACCCGTAAGCTTAACCTCAGGGGAGACCCCAAGCGACTCTGAGGTTGAGCTGATGCAAGCACGCCTGCGCTTATCAAAAGCGGTGCGACAGGTACTGGCCAATGGTCTAGGCTTATTAGGATTGTCAGCACCGTCCAGCATGTAG